A region from the Hydrogenimonas sp. genome encodes:
- a CDS encoding prolipoprotein diacylglyceryl transferase — protein MMEYWQHIYEHFNPIAFTIGPFKVHWYGIMYVLALLTALYAAKLYVKHDRYPVDNKTLESYFIYVEIGVILGARIGYILFYDPHTAYYLTHPWQIFNPFHGGTFTGISGMSYHGAVIGFVIATWIFVKRSKTSFWMWMDLVALSVPVGYIFGRIGNFLNQELVGRVTDVPWGIYVNGTLRHPSQLYEAFLEGVLVALILFWYRKRQRFEGELIALYAILYGFARFIAEFWREPDIQLGYICCGWVTMGQLLSLAMIAAGVVGYLLLARRSKPILSKSR, from the coding sequence ATGATGGAGTATTGGCAGCATATATATGAGCACTTCAACCCCATCGCATTTACGATCGGTCCGTTCAAGGTGCACTGGTACGGTATCATGTACGTACTTGCGCTCCTTACGGCGCTGTATGCGGCCAAACTCTATGTAAAGCATGACCGGTACCCGGTCGACAACAAAACGCTCGAGAGCTACTTCATATATGTCGAGATAGGCGTTATTCTAGGTGCGAGAATCGGCTATATTCTCTTCTACGACCCACACACGGCATACTACCTTACGCACCCCTGGCAGATATTCAACCCGTTTCATGGCGGCACCTTCACCGGCATAAGCGGCATGAGCTATCACGGGGCGGTCATAGGCTTCGTCATAGCGACATGGATATTCGTCAAGAGAAGCAAGACATCGTTCTGGATGTGGATGGATCTTGTAGCCCTGAGTGTTCCTGTAGGGTATATATTCGGCCGTATCGGGAACTTTCTGAATCAGGAGCTTGTCGGACGCGTAACCGATGTCCCGTGGGGAATCTACGTAAACGGAACCCTGCGCCACCCTTCCCAGCTGTATGAGGCGTTCCTGGAAGGGGTGCTTGTCGCTCTGATTCTATTTTGGTACCGCAAAAGGCAGCGTTTCGAAGGCGAACTGATAGCCCTCTACGCCATCTTGTACGGTTTTGCACGTTTCATAGCTGAGTTCTGGCGTGAGCCGGATATTCAGCTGGGCTATATCTGCTGCGGATGGGTCACAATGGGCCAGCTGCTTTCGCTGGCCATGATAGCGGCCGGAGTCGTAGGCTACCTGCTGCTTGCCAGGCGATCCAAGCCTATTTTGTCAAAATCCCGATAA
- a CDS encoding putative lipoprotein thiredoxin, with product MKKILLLLSALVAVAVSPAMAQNVTTFTLKGNGAPTLHVKETENGILFDEYRGKVVLLNFFGKHCKWCMKEIPHLVELQKKYKNSFQVVAVHAQQPLTPGERSRLEARFHFNYPIYESTDNPDFVSYIGQRAGWTGALPFSVIFDKNGSAVKIVPGYLPKESLEQIIGILTK from the coding sequence ATGAAAAAAATTCTACTGCTGCTATCAGCCCTAGTCGCCGTGGCGGTATCTCCGGCCATGGCCCAAAACGTAACGACCTTCACCCTCAAAGGGAATGGTGCTCCGACACTTCACGTAAAAGAGACCGAAAACGGCATTCTTTTCGATGAGTACAGAGGGAAAGTTGTTCTTCTGAACTTTTTCGGTAAACATTGCAAATGGTGTATGAAGGAGATACCGCATCTTGTGGAGTTGCAGAAAAAGTATAAAAATAGTTTCCAGGTTGTTGCCGTTCACGCACAGCAACCGCTGACACCCGGGGAGCGCTCCAGACTGGAAGCACGGTTTCACTTCAACTACCCCATATATGAATCGACCGATAACCCCGACTTTGTGTCTTATATAGGGCAAAGAGCCGGCTGGACAGGAGCTCTTCCGTTTTCAGTCATATTCGACAAGAACGGAAGCGCAGTCAAAATAGTACCAGGCTACCTCCCGAAAGAGAGCCTGGAACAGATTATCGGGATTTTGACAAAATAG
- a CDS encoding acid membrane antigen A, protein MKPQHFIVLLLVISGYFVYLVYEPFLQAIAIAILLMFATLGISRKIAKRVKKNWQVSTIMTILLGLMFFAPLVYLINAAAILVVNIDTNAITWHIHKIEGFLQSVSLPQDWLDKLQLDQQSIHNTISAIFSEEHINGYLKSAGAFLGTMAAHSAAFFKDMVLILIFYFFAYLYGEPVGHFIKRILPLDTAQTQLLFNELSNSMGVVFFSILVTAIFEGALFAAVVMFFGLDAVLLGILYGFASLVPVIGGALMWVPVSLYLWSTQGASAAIIVALYSIIVISIIADTFIKPMIIKEIDYKLLKETNALNEILVFFSIIAGLATFGFWGMIIGPAITTLFIAILKLYDQLQTTLKEEV, encoded by the coding sequence GTGAAACCGCAGCACTTCATAGTTCTCCTGCTCGTAATCTCCGGCTACTTTGTATACCTTGTATACGAACCGTTTCTGCAAGCTATCGCCATAGCCATTCTGCTGATGTTCGCCACGCTCGGCATATCCCGGAAAATAGCCAAAAGAGTCAAGAAAAACTGGCAGGTCAGCACCATAATGACCATACTGCTCGGCCTTATGTTTTTCGCGCCGCTGGTCTATCTGATAAACGCGGCCGCAATTCTGGTGGTCAACATCGACACAAATGCGATAACTTGGCATATTCACAAAATAGAGGGCTTTTTACAGTCGGTCTCTCTGCCGCAGGATTGGCTCGATAAACTGCAACTGGATCAGCAGTCTATCCATAATACCATTTCGGCCATCTTCAGCGAGGAGCACATAAACGGCTACCTCAAAAGCGCCGGGGCGTTTCTGGGAACCATGGCGGCACACAGCGCGGCATTTTTCAAAGATATGGTCCTTATCCTCATATTCTACTTTTTCGCCTATCTCTACGGTGAACCGGTAGGCCATTTCATCAAGAGGATACTCCCGCTCGATACAGCACAGACGCAGCTTCTGTTCAACGAGCTCTCCAACTCCATGGGTGTCGTATTCTTCTCGATACTCGTCACGGCGATATTCGAAGGGGCGCTGTTTGCCGCCGTCGTAATGTTTTTCGGACTCGATGCCGTTCTACTCGGTATCCTGTACGGCTTCGCATCGCTGGTTCCGGTTATCGGGGGGGCCTTGATGTGGGTGCCCGTATCGCTCTATCTCTGGAGTACACAGGGGGCCTCCGCCGCCATTATCGTCGCTCTATATTCAATAATCGTCATATCGATAATCGCCGACACCTTCATAAAACCGATGATAATAAAAGAGATAGACTACAAGCTTCTCAAAGAGACCAACGCTCTAAACGAGATCCTCGTATTCTTCTCGATCATAGCGGGTCTGGCTACCTTCGGATTCTGGGGAATGATAATCGGACCCGCAATCACTACACTATTTATAGCTATACTGAAACTGTACGACCAGTTACAAACCACTCTAAAGGAAGAAGTATGA
- a CDS encoding Holliday junction DNA helicase RuvB, with the protein MERMVEIEKFDYENSYEASLRPGRWDEYIGQEKIKRNLRVFIEASKKRSEALDHVLFFGPPGLGKTTLAYLIAAEMESAIKVTAAPMIEKSGDLAAILTNLEEGDILFIDEIHRLSPAIEEILYPAMEDYRLDIIIGSGPAAQTIKLDLPRFTLIGATTRAGMISNPLRERFGMHFRMQFYTSKELAEIIRQAADKLDKPCDNDAALEIARRSRGTPRIALRLLRRVRDFAEVENEECIHLERTKYALDELGVNEEGFDELDIKLLRLLVEAKGKPIGLSTIGAALSEDEGTIEDVIEPYLLANGYIERTARGRVATPKTYEHFRLSPNSQGTLL; encoded by the coding sequence ATGGAACGGATGGTCGAGATAGAGAAGTTCGACTACGAAAACAGTTACGAAGCGAGTCTGAGGCCCGGCAGGTGGGATGAATATATCGGCCAGGAGAAGATAAAGAGGAACCTGCGGGTCTTCATAGAGGCGAGCAAGAAGCGCTCCGAAGCGCTGGATCATGTCCTCTTTTTCGGACCTCCCGGCCTCGGGAAGACCACCCTTGCCTACCTCATCGCCGCGGAGATGGAGAGTGCCATAAAGGTTACCGCCGCACCGATGATAGAGAAGAGCGGAGACCTTGCCGCCATATTGACCAACCTCGAAGAGGGCGACATCCTCTTCATTGACGAAATTCACCGCCTCTCTCCGGCTATCGAAGAGATCCTCTACCCCGCGATGGAGGACTACAGGCTCGACATCATAATAGGAAGCGGGCCGGCGGCACAGACCATAAAGCTGGATCTTCCCCGCTTCACACTCATAGGTGCGACCACGCGCGCCGGGATGATCTCGAATCCTCTAAGAGAGCGTTTCGGGATGCACTTTCGAATGCAGTTCTACACATCCAAAGAGCTTGCCGAAATTATCCGGCAGGCGGCCGATAAGCTGGATAAGCCGTGCGACAACGATGCGGCGCTGGAGATAGCGCGCAGAAGCAGGGGCACCCCTCGGATCGCTCTTAGACTTCTTCGCCGTGTACGCGACTTCGCCGAGGTGGAAAACGAAGAGTGCATACATCTGGAACGTACAAAATATGCCCTCGATGAGCTGGGGGTGAATGAAGAGGGGTTCGACGAGCTGGACATAAAACTTCTCAGGCTCCTGGTGGAGGCCAAAGGTAAACCGATCGGGCTAAGCACGATAGGAGCGGCGCTGAGCGAAGACGAGGGGACGATAGAGGATGTCATAGAACCCTATCTTCTTGCCAACGGCTATATAGAGAGAACAGCACGGGGAAGAGTAGCCACACCGAAAACATATGAACACTTCCGGCTTTCACCCAATTCGCAAGGCACGCTTTTGTGA
- a CDS encoding 3-methyl-2-oxobutanoate hydroxymethyltransferase: MRKKETITSLQDAKGSRKLTMITAYDALFASLFSDEVEMILVGDSLNMSFGGRPDTLSVTLDQMIYHTEAVCNGAPQTFTICDMPFGSTNTKDEALANAVEIFRRTRADAVKIEGGTERAAMVSHLVENGIAVMGHVGLLPQSVRSEGGYRVKGRDEKSFQKVLEDAAAIESSGAFALVIEGVTPELAESVTRELSIPVIGIGAGAQTDGQVLVWSDMLGFFEEFKPKFVKEYLDGAKLVKEAVKRYADDVKEGRFPAEEHCYK, from the coding sequence ATGCGCAAAAAAGAGACGATAACATCGCTTCAAGACGCCAAGGGGAGCCGCAAACTCACTATGATCACGGCTTACGATGCGCTTTTCGCCTCCCTTTTTTCGGATGAAGTGGAGATGATCCTCGTAGGCGACAGCCTCAATATGAGCTTCGGCGGCAGACCCGACACACTCTCCGTCACACTCGATCAGATGATTTACCACACCGAAGCCGTATGCAACGGTGCTCCGCAGACATTTACAATCTGCGATATGCCCTTCGGAAGCACAAATACCAAAGATGAGGCTCTGGCAAACGCCGTCGAGATATTCCGGCGTACCCGGGCGGATGCGGTAAAGATAGAGGGCGGCACCGAAAGGGCGGCGATGGTTTCCCATCTCGTGGAGAACGGTATTGCCGTTATGGGCCATGTAGGTCTCCTGCCGCAGTCTGTAAGATCGGAAGGCGGATACAGGGTAAAGGGGCGGGATGAGAAGAGTTTCCAAAAGGTACTCGAAGATGCCGCGGCCATCGAAAGCTCCGGAGCCTTCGCACTGGTCATAGAGGGTGTCACACCCGAACTGGCCGAATCTGTTACACGGGAGCTTTCGATTCCGGTAATAGGCATAGGAGCCGGAGCACAGACCGACGGACAGGTGCTCGTATGGTCCGATATGCTAGGCTTTTTCGAAGAGTTCAAGCCGAAATTCGTAAAAGAGTACCTGGATGGCGCAAAGCTTGTAAAAGAGGCTGTGAAAAGATACGCCGACGATGTGAAAGAGGGAAGATTTCCCGCCGAGGAGCACTGTTACAAGTGA
- a CDS encoding tryptophan synthase alpha chain — MKKLVAYITTGYPDKNFTVDLALSLKEAGVDSLELGIPFSDPVADGPVIEAANLFALRSGFKISDLLEVSEKIAPEIDTLWMGYFNPFYHKGVDYFLERAQRYGVSGFIIPDLPHEEAAAYRDRFDEKDIALIEFVAPTDSRERIAEIVKDAKKFIYMVAYAGITGAGRSESLEGVISAVREHTDTPLYIGFGVDEKTAREKARFVDGVIVGSAFVRILLKENLTYTQKIDNISTLARSIKEKING; from the coding sequence TTGAAAAAACTTGTTGCATATATTACCACCGGTTACCCGGATAAAAATTTTACCGTTGACCTCGCGCTTTCGCTGAAGGAGGCGGGAGTCGATTCGCTCGAACTGGGAATACCCTTTTCCGATCCGGTTGCGGACGGTCCCGTCATAGAGGCTGCCAACCTCTTTGCGCTCAGGAGCGGATTCAAAATATCCGACCTGCTGGAGGTGAGCGAAAAGATCGCACCCGAGATCGATACGCTCTGGATGGGGTATTTCAACCCCTTCTATCACAAAGGGGTCGACTACTTTCTCGAAAGAGCGCAGAGGTACGGGGTAAGCGGCTTCATAATACCGGACCTTCCACATGAAGAGGCGGCGGCATACAGAGACCGTTTCGATGAAAAAGATATCGCGCTCATCGAGTTCGTTGCCCCGACCGACAGTCGTGAACGAATAGCTGAAATCGTAAAAGATGCGAAGAAGTTCATATACATGGTCGCCTATGCCGGCATCACCGGAGCCGGCAGGAGCGAATCGCTCGAGGGTGTTATCTCTGCTGTGCGGGAACATACCGATACACCGCTTTACATCGGTTTCGGAGTTGATGAAAAGACAGCCAGAGAGAAGGCCAGATTTGTCGATGGCGTTATTGTGGGAAGTGCCTTTGTCAGGATCCTGCTTAAAGAAAACTTGACATACACCCAAAAAATAGATAATATATCTACACTTGCGCGTTCGATCAAAGAGAAGATCAACGGGTAA
- a CDS encoding N-linked glycosylation glycosyltransferase PglG, giving the protein MQIKEIQQYSEVRPKARAYLCYLLSRNIPNRTPEVTLDTIVAALKKIKKEVKEIEVLYILDSKGRQVGNSISRVQAYRTGEGENRAMRAYYYRAAREKRCILTDPYPSKIGGVLVVTAAYPVYNEKGQLQYVVCADIPLDKLLKMVHPASAETLFGRFSKIGYAMFSLALLAVALLLFLNGIKSFLTYGFNFIHIDIKEMFEATILLTLSLAIFDLVKAIFEEEVLGEQKRGEHDEIHKTMIRFLGSIIIALAIEALMLVFKFAIIDPEKLVYAVYLIGGVTMLLLGLSFYLRSIRKSE; this is encoded by the coding sequence TTGCAGATAAAAGAGATTCAACAGTACTCCGAGGTTCGTCCCAAGGCGAGAGCATATCTGTGCTACCTGCTTTCGAGGAATATTCCAAACAGGACCCCGGAAGTTACCCTGGATACAATAGTTGCCGCTCTTAAGAAGATCAAGAAAGAGGTCAAGGAGATAGAAGTTCTCTATATTCTGGATTCAAAGGGACGGCAAGTCGGAAACAGCATAAGCCGTGTGCAGGCGTACCGGACCGGTGAGGGTGAAAACAGGGCGATGCGAGCCTACTACTACAGGGCTGCCAGGGAAAAAAGGTGTATTCTTACCGACCCGTACCCCTCCAAGATCGGCGGAGTTCTGGTTGTGACAGCGGCCTATCCGGTATATAACGAGAAGGGGCAGCTGCAGTATGTCGTATGTGCGGATATACCGCTGGACAAGCTGCTCAAAATGGTACATCCCGCATCGGCGGAGACACTTTTCGGAAGATTTAGCAAGATCGGCTACGCAATGTTCTCCTTAGCGCTGCTGGCTGTGGCGCTGCTGCTGTTTTTGAACGGTATAAAGAGCTTTCTGACATACGGTTTCAACTTTATACATATCGACATCAAAGAGATGTTCGAAGCGACAATTCTGCTGACACTCTCTCTCGCCATTTTCGACCTTGTGAAAGCTATCTTCGAAGAGGAGGTGCTGGGGGAGCAGAAGAGAGGGGAGCATGACGAAATACACAAGACGATGATACGCTTCCTCGGCTCCATCATCATCGCTCTTGCGATCGAAGCTTTGATGCTGGTCTTCAAATTCGCTATAATCGACCCGGAAAAGCTGGTATACGCCGTCTACCTAATAGGCGGCGTTACGATGCTTCTTCTTGGGCTCTCCTTCTATCTCAGAAGCATCAGGAAAAGTGAATAG
- a CDS encoding imidazole glycerol phosphate synthase amidotransferase subunit, with protein sequence MVAIIDYRMGNLASVRNALAKIGADSAVVSDPHEVKKYERVLLPGVGAFGDAMVHLRERGMDEAVKEFASSGKPMLGICLGMQLLFSKSLEFGIHEGLALIPGEVVPFDPNLFDTPHKIPHMGWNELFVQRDTPILSDLPKEFYLYFVHSFHAVTTDEYAIGRTWYGYEFVSAVQNGNIFGIQPHPEKSHNNGLKILKNFVEFQG encoded by the coding sequence ATGGTTGCGATAATAGACTACAGGATGGGGAATCTCGCGAGTGTTAGAAACGCACTTGCGAAAATAGGTGCAGATTCGGCTGTCGTATCGGATCCGCACGAAGTCAAAAAGTATGAAAGGGTGCTGCTTCCCGGGGTCGGAGCTTTCGGGGATGCCATGGTCCATCTGCGCGAAAGAGGCATGGATGAGGCGGTAAAGGAGTTCGCCTCTTCCGGAAAACCGATGCTCGGTATCTGCCTGGGGATGCAGCTTCTCTTTTCCAAAAGCTTGGAATTCGGAATACACGAGGGGCTCGCCCTTATTCCGGGCGAAGTCGTCCCTTTCGATCCGAATCTTTTCGATACTCCGCACAAGATTCCCCATATGGGCTGGAATGAGCTCTTCGTACAGAGAGATACGCCTATCTTGTCCGATCTTCCGAAGGAGTTCTATCTCTATTTCGTACACTCTTTTCACGCGGTCACGACGGATGAGTACGCCATAGGCCGGACATGGTACGGTTACGAGTTTGTAAGCGCCGTTCAAAACGGTAATATATTCGGAATACAGCCGCACCCTGAAAAGTCTCATAACAACGGCTTGAAAATCTTAAAAAACTTTGTTGAATTTCAAGGATGA
- a CDS encoding phosphoribosylformimino-5-aminoimidazole carboxamide ribotide isomerase, translating into MEILPAIDLKDGKAVRLTKGLMESAKIYSDEPWQLAKAFEEMGSKWLHLVDLNGAFAGEPKNLEQIEKIRKNCSLKMELGGGIRDEETIKRYLDLGIERLILGSIAVKDPDFVKEMAAKYPIAVGIDAIDGYVAVEGWAEVSSMKATSLAKAFAECGVEAIICTDVGRDGTLGGVNVQFTVSIAEASGVDTIASGGVRDMRDIEALLATGKVAGVIVGKAFYEGTLDLKEAFEAVSQRG; encoded by the coding sequence TTGGAAATACTACCCGCTATAGATCTGAAAGACGGAAAGGCCGTCCGGCTGACAAAAGGACTTATGGAGAGTGCGAAAATATACAGCGACGAGCCCTGGCAGCTTGCAAAAGCGTTCGAAGAGATGGGCTCGAAATGGCTTCATCTGGTAGATCTCAACGGAGCGTTCGCCGGTGAACCTAAAAACCTGGAGCAGATTGAAAAGATTCGAAAAAACTGCAGCCTGAAAATGGAACTGGGCGGGGGAATACGGGACGAAGAGACGATAAAACGTTACCTGGACCTGGGCATAGAGAGGCTTATTTTGGGCTCCATCGCCGTTAAAGACCCAGATTTCGTCAAAGAGATGGCGGCAAAATACCCGATCGCCGTGGGGATAGACGCCATAGATGGTTATGTGGCCGTAGAGGGGTGGGCCGAAGTGAGCAGCATGAAGGCGACCTCCCTGGCCAAAGCGTTCGCCGAGTGCGGTGTGGAGGCCATTATATGCACCGATGTCGGCAGGGACGGTACCCTGGGCGGAGTGAACGTTCAGTTTACGGTATCTATAGCAGAAGCGTCGGGAGTGGATACCATAGCGAGCGGCGGCGTACGCGACATGAGAGATATAGAGGCTCTGCTCGCGACCGGGAAGGTTGCCGGAGTCATCGTTGGCAAAGCCTTCTACGAAGGCACTTTGGACCTGAAAGAGGCGTTCGAAGCCGTTTCGCAGAGAGGATAA
- a CDS encoding chemotaxis regulator - transmits chemoreceptor signals to flagelllar motor components CheY, whose amino-acid sequence MKIMVVDDSSTMRRIIKNTLGRLGYKDLLEAEDGVQAWEVMQQNKDDIGVLITDWNMPNMNGLELVKKVRGESAFEDIPIIMVTTEGGKAEVITALKAGVNNYIVKPFTPQVLKEKLEAVLGLND is encoded by the coding sequence TTGAAGATAATGGTAGTAGACGACAGTTCGACAATGCGCAGGATTATAAAAAACACTCTCGGTCGACTTGGTTACAAAGATCTTCTCGAAGCCGAGGACGGTGTTCAGGCGTGGGAAGTGATGCAGCAGAACAAGGATGATATCGGGGTTCTGATTACAGACTGGAACATGCCCAACATGAACGGCCTGGAGCTTGTGAAGAAGGTGAGAGGAGAGAGTGCCTTTGAGGATATTCCCATAATCATGGTAACTACTGAGGGCGGAAAGGCGGAAGTGATAACTGCTTTGAAAGCCGGTGTGAACAACTACATCGTCAAACCATTCACTCCGCAGGTGCTGAAAGAGAAGCTCGAAGCGGTACTCGGCTTAAACGACTGA
- a CDS encoding ribosomal protein L11 methyltransferase, with protein sequence MQETYHELKVTPTAHRELFLDFLQTIFDDTIEIGRESLIIRSSDPLDEIAWGAEQFAAALSEKLKEQVGVELELEEKRNEDWIARYRESIKPVEVGEFYLHPSWEPAAEGKVNIMIDPALAFGSGHHETTAGCLEAIGRYVGKGETLLDVGCGSGVLGIAATRLGAVVDACDTDPLAVENARKNFELNRCEARSIWEGSVGEAEGSYDVVVANIVADIIKMIAKDLKERTREGGLLILSGILETKEEMIEEAFGDMELLETLSKNEWRTKIYKKNKEKNGG encoded by the coding sequence ATGCAGGAGACCTATCACGAGCTCAAAGTGACGCCTACGGCTCACCGGGAGCTCTTTCTCGATTTTTTGCAGACCATCTTCGACGACACTATAGAGATAGGCAGGGAGAGTCTGATCATCCGCTCAAGCGATCCGCTTGACGAGATAGCATGGGGTGCAGAACAGTTCGCCGCCGCTCTTTCCGAAAAACTGAAAGAACAGGTCGGCGTAGAGCTCGAGCTGGAGGAGAAGAGAAACGAGGACTGGATAGCCAGATACCGCGAGTCGATAAAGCCTGTAGAGGTTGGAGAGTTCTATCTCCATCCGAGCTGGGAGCCGGCCGCGGAGGGGAAAGTGAATATAATGATCGATCCGGCTCTTGCGTTCGGCTCCGGCCACCACGAAACCACCGCGGGTTGCCTGGAGGCCATCGGCAGATATGTCGGAAAGGGAGAGACCCTTTTGGATGTAGGATGCGGCAGCGGTGTTCTCGGCATAGCCGCAACCAGGCTGGGAGCGGTTGTGGATGCGTGTGATACCGACCCCCTGGCCGTGGAGAATGCCCGAAAGAACTTCGAGCTGAACCGTTGTGAGGCCAGATCTATCTGGGAGGGTTCCGTAGGAGAGGCGGAGGGCTCATACGACGTGGTGGTGGCGAATATCGTGGCCGACATCATAAAGATGATAGCAAAAGATCTGAAAGAGCGCACCAGGGAGGGCGGCCTGCTTATACTCTCCGGTATACTCGAGACCAAAGAGGAGATGATAGAGGAGGCTTTCGGCGATATGGAGCTTCTTGAAACACTCTCCAAAAACGAATGGCGTACAAAAATCTATAAAAAGAACAAGGAAAAAAATGGCGGATAA
- a CDS encoding cell division protein FtsH: MADNNPKKDQNDQNFFNKNPLLTFAIFSLLIIILFKSFIDTQEGQFGAQNSTSMGGGTAITQTKTVPYSDLKKMIKEGRIKYVSIGQMTIKAVSNEGGYKTLYIAKKVGEDNTLIPLLDKMGVEYSGYTESNWVGEVLFGWVLPILIFFGIWMFLASRMQKNMGGGILGMGSAKKLVNSEKPNVTFDDVAGVEEAKEEVKEIVEFLKYPERYIRLGAKIPKGVLLVGPPGTGKTLLAKAVAGEASVPFFSVSGSSFIEMFVGVGAARVRDLFEQAKKEAPAIIFIDEIDAIGKSRAASGQIGGNDEREQTLNQLLAEMDGFSSDTPIIVLAATNRPEVLDPALLRPGRFDRQVLVDKPDFEGRVKILKVHVKHIKMAPDVDLEEIARLTAGLAGADLANIVNEAALLAGRKNKEQVEQEDFREAVERAIAGLEKKSRRIAPKEKRIVAYHESGHALIAETTKGARKVSKVSIIPRGLAALGYTLNTPEENKYLMQKHELVAEIDTLLGGRAAEEVFIKEISTGASNDLERATDIVKAMVSLYGMSDVAGLMVLEKQTNMFLGSGMTQKDYSEKTAEQMDEFVRNFLGERYKHVVNRLKEYSEAIEKMVEELFRAETIEGEKVRQIIREFEKEHGIKSRLVDEESELDGGDGRDREDKKEKRNEEAGE, encoded by the coding sequence ATGGCGGATAACAATCCAAAAAAAGATCAGAACGATCAGAACTTTTTCAATAAAAACCCGCTTCTGACATTCGCTATCTTCTCTCTGCTGATCATCATACTCTTCAAGAGTTTCATAGATACGCAGGAGGGGCAGTTCGGAGCGCAGAACTCTACATCTATGGGCGGCGGTACTGCGATTACCCAGACCAAAACCGTTCCATACAGCGATCTGAAGAAGATGATAAAAGAGGGGAGAATAAAATATGTCTCGATAGGTCAGATGACCATCAAGGCCGTCTCCAACGAGGGGGGGTACAAAACCCTCTACATCGCCAAAAAGGTCGGTGAAGACAACACACTCATCCCGCTTCTGGACAAGATGGGTGTTGAGTACAGCGGCTACACGGAGAGCAACTGGGTCGGAGAGGTTCTCTTCGGCTGGGTTCTGCCGATACTGATCTTCTTCGGTATCTGGATGTTCCTGGCGAGTAGGATGCAGAAAAATATGGGCGGAGGCATTCTCGGGATGGGGAGTGCAAAGAAGCTTGTCAATTCCGAAAAGCCCAATGTCACTTTCGACGATGTAGCCGGCGTAGAGGAGGCCAAGGAGGAGGTGAAGGAGATCGTCGAGTTCCTGAAGTATCCGGAGCGGTACATCAGACTCGGTGCGAAGATACCCAAAGGTGTGCTTCTCGTAGGACCTCCCGGTACAGGAAAGACACTGCTCGCTAAGGCGGTGGCCGGCGAAGCGAGTGTTCCGTTCTTCTCTGTCAGCGGGTCGAGCTTCATAGAGATGTTCGTAGGTGTCGGTGCCGCCAGGGTGAGAGACCTTTTCGAGCAGGCGAAGAAGGAGGCTCCGGCGATCATCTTCATAGATGAGATAGACGCGATAGGAAAGAGCAGGGCCGCAAGCGGTCAGATAGGCGGAAACGACGAGAGGGAGCAGACGCTGAACCAGCTCTTGGCGGAGATGGACGGCTTCAGCTCCGACACGCCTATCATTGTACTCGCCGCGACGAACAGGCCGGAGGTTCTCGACCCGGCGCTTCTGCGTCCGGGACGGTTCGACAGGCAGGTTCTGGTTGACAAGCCCGACTTCGAAGGGCGTGTGAAGATATTGAAAGTGCATGTGAAGCATATCAAGATGGCTCCCGATGTAGACCTGGAGGAGATCGCCCGTCTGACGGCAGGCCTGGCCGGGGCCGATCTTGCAAACATTGTAAACGAAGCGGCTCTTCTGGCGGGGCGCAAGAACAAGGAGCAGGTTGAGCAGGAGGATTTCCGTGAAGCTGTCGAGAGGGCCATCGCCGGCCTTGAGAAGAAGTCGCGTCGGATCGCTCCCAAAGAGAAGCGTATCGTAGCCTACCATGAGAGCGGTCACGCTCTGATCGCTGAGACTACAAAAGGGGCGAGAAAAGTTTCTAAAGTATCCATCATCCCGCGCGGACTGGCCGCATTGGGTTATACTCTCAATACCCCGGAAGAGAACAAGTACCTGATGCAGAAGCATGAGCTGGTGGCGGAGATAGATACGCTTCTTGGCGGCAGGGCCGCCGAAGAGGTCTTCATAAAAGAGATATCGACGGGTGCCAGTAATGACCTGGAGCGCGCTACCGATATTGTCAAGGCGATGGTCAGCCTCTACGGCATGAGTGATGTAGCCGGTCTGATGGTTCTTGAAAAGCAGACGAATATGTTCCTCGGCAGCGGCATGACACAGAAAGATTATAGTGAAAAGACCGCGGAGCAGATGGACGAGTTCGTTCGAAACTTCCTTGGCGAACGCTACAAGCATGTCGTAAACAGGCTCAAAGAGTACAGCGAGGCTATCGAGAAGATGGTTGAGGAGCTTTTTAGGGCCGAAACCATCGAAGGAGAGAAAGTGCGCCAGATAATCCGTGAGTTCGAGAAGGAGCACGGCATAAAATCGCGTCTCGTCGATGAGGAGAGCGAGCTGGACGGCGGTGACGGAAGAGATAGAGAGGATAAAAAAGAGAAGAGAAACGAAGAGGCCGGAGAGTAG